A window of Schistocerca serialis cubense isolate TAMUIC-IGC-003099 chromosome 1, iqSchSeri2.2, whole genome shotgun sequence genomic DNA:
TCGAGCAGCTGGCTCAACGACCGCAAAAGCGATCGGAGCTCAGCGGCGTCGGGAGCCGAGGGGGCGGCGGGGGCCGCTGGGGCGGCCTCCGCTACGGGGGCGGCTTGTTGTGACTGCACCGTAGTAGCCGACTGCCGTGGAACATCGGCAGCTGGTTGCAGTGGCGGCGCAGCACGAGTTGCCGGCTGCTGCCGCGGCAGGGTGTCGGCGGCAGTCCGTTGCGAAGCGGCAGTGGTGGCCCGGCACGCGCGCCGGCGACGCCTGCGTGTGGCGGCATCCCGCGCGCCAGCCGTGGGTGCGGTGGTTGCCACCATCCCGGGCGAAGCCGTGGCCGGCGCAGTCGGCTGCTGCCTCTCGCCAGCGGCCTGCTCTGTTCGCTGGGTGGAGGAGGCAGACGGTCCGACCTCGGTGGCGGCAGCAAAGCTGGTGGACGGGTGCACTTTATGAGAAGGAGCAGCCCCGCCCCGTTGCTGGTGTCGGCCCCGTTTGAAAGCCGAACAGCCTCCGTAACTGGCAAGGTGCGGTCCGCCGCAGTTGCAGCACGTCGGTTTTTCGTCTCGGTTGAACCCGCAGGGTGTGCTCTCGTGCTGTCCCGCGCACTTTACGCAGCGGGGCAGCATGGAGCAGTAACGGGAGACGTGGTCCAGCCGCTGGCAGGAGAAGCACTGGGCCCTCTTGCCTTTGGCCCGAAGCAGCTCCACCGCGACTTTGACACGGCCGACccgctgcacctggaaaatcttccggttttccaggttgtcaacgaggacAACCTGGTACAGCGGCATGTCTCGGTGCGTTCGAGGGGACTTCATCAGGCCGGTGGACCAGATGCCAAAGCTCATGTCCTCGAGCTCCTCACGGAGGTAGTCCGCGccaaacttgaggggaaggtggtggaaaaccaccttcagaagtttgagtGGCTCGGAAGGGTGCGTGTAGCACGGGAGGTCATCCGTGCATATGGTGTCCATCACCGCGCGGTACTCTTCATCTGACGTCACTGTGACCTTGTAGGGGTCACGACCGGCGGCCTTGACAGTAGTGGACGTGGCCACCCTGCCAAGTTTCTGCTGCGAATCCTTGTATACGTCGTCCCATTGGACGACGAtaggcggcgggggtggcggcttCTTCTGGGACGGCGCCAGAGGCGCGTCGCCGTCGTCCATCGCGTCTACGCTGGCGCACGGAAACGTGTTGGCGGTCGTCGGCGGTTGCGTTTGTTGCAGCGCAGCAGCCCTGGCGGTGTGCCGCTTGGGTGGGGCAACAAAGCCGTCCGCATCAGGCTGCCGGGAGACAGCAGGCGAGCGAGTGGGTCGCTGCGTCTTCGTTGCCGGTCTCGGCTTGGCGGTGTTCCGGGAGGAGCCCGCAACTGTCTTCACAGCCTCTGTGGTGGAggcgcgggaggccctagccacctTCTTCCGCGGCCTCGCGGTGTCAGAGGTCACGGAGTTGTCGGAATCGTCGTGCGTCACAGCCCGGCGCTTTCTGGGCGCGCGGGCGTCGTCAGCGTCGATGTCGCGACGTTCTGCCTCGGCAAGATTTGCGTCCGGCAGTTCGACGGCGTCCATCTCGGTGGTCTCTGCAGCTGACTGTGCCTCCGTCCAGACCGCGGGGTTTCCCCTAGCGCAGGACGGGGCATCAACTAGCGCAGCCACGGGCTCTTCCTGTGTCTGTGGGGCCAGAGGGGCAACCAGGGGCACATCGACCTCTTGAGTGGTCGAGTCCAGCGGCGCAACACCCGCCGAGGCCGCCGCCGCCGGTCCGGCAAACTCTTGCAGTGCGCCCGGCGAGGCTCTCGGTGACACACCCAACTCTTGCTGCCTCGTGTGCGGTAGTGCAGCAGCCTTCCGAATGTTACAGAAGACGAGTATGGCCGCTTCATCATCTTCTCGGCCAGGGTAGGAGCCCCCATGAGCGAGCTTGTTCATAAGAATGAACGCCCGGTCACTAGAGTGCAAGTCAGAAGTAAAAGAGTCATCCTTAGCATAGTTATGGGTCGGTAGCTGGTTCGTCATAGGTGGTaggccggatggggccgccaccGGGATCAGCTCAGTCGCATGAGCTGGCCCCGACGGACgacgatccgccacacccttcgcatGGAAAGACACTTCTCGCATCGACATTTCGAGCAGCACTGCGTCgtcgtgtgcgtgcgtgcgtgcttgtgTAGCACGAACGAAAAATGGTTAGTATTGACATAAGTGCCCGTGAgatggaaaagcaactggaatcgctcAGTAGAGGGAAGGTCACTGTATCTGATGGAATACCAGTGTAATTCTATATAGAGTATGTGAAAGAAATTGCCTCTCTTCTAGCAGCGGTATACTGTAGTTCTTTGTAAGAGTGAGGTGTTCCTGTTGATTAAAAAAAGCAAAGGTCATTTCAGTTTTCAAAAAAGGTCGTCAAACAGATGAACAAAACCAAGGCCTATATCTCGGAGgttggtcagttgtagaattttggaaaatgttttatgcttgcatattatgacgtttctggaggCCGAAAATATCCATTGTAGGAACTAGCATGGGTTCTGAAAACAGCAGTCGTGTGAAAACCAGcgtgctctgttcgtccacgagacgcagagAGCAGTAGATGCAGGAGCCCAGATAGGTGCTGTGTTTCTTAGcttccggaaggcattcaatacaattccatactgccgcctaatgaataaaatacgagcgtatggaatatcagaccaactgtgtggttgaactgaagagtttctagcaaactggGCACAGCGTGTTATTTTGGGTGGAGAGAAGTCTTTAGACATAAGAGTAACTTAGGGTGTTCCCCAGGGgaatgttataggaccattacttttcataaCATGTGTAAATGACCATGTAGGTAACAACGGAAGTTCCACGAGGCTTTTCGGAGATGGTGCTGTTGTGTATAGAGCAGTCGTGATGCTAGGAAATCGTGGCGAAATGGGGAAGACCTGCAAAGGAGTGAAGTGTCGAAGCCACAAAGCTCGTCTGGCTCGGAATTGTCCCCCTCAGCTgttaacactctaagcgccaagcccgtaaaatttacgggcctgggatcgcgcgaaaatcaccaagcccgtaaaatttacgggccgctacatttaatttcattcaaaacactgcaacgttatttctacgggtttggccagcgctatacgtttttcagatgtttattaacaaaatgcgtccatagatgtcacggcagcgctgtaattcatgttaaaacttatctttgcgttctcagtctgtatatcattcagttgtttgtcatcatgtttcggcgcggtttatcagacgcagaaattgcggatttgatcaatcatagcgacactctggataatgtagagagtgattcagacgattctgaatgcaatggtgtgtttgaaggtacgtatttccgaattttccacgtaattgtgcagtacgcacatatctgttgaacatgtgtaaacgatgtatgtagttacacataatgtgatattctttttagaagacgagattgatgacagtttgtcttcagatgaagacgagaatgatgttgaaggtgttgcttcaaatccagcagctgtgccgtatccgaaagacagtgagtggactgcagttgacacctaccgacctctgcctgtcaacacgacacccaggcagatactagtggatattgatgagtcgagttctgtactggattgcagtaaagtgttccttactgacagtgacgtaaatgaactcaagagacagacaaatttgtatgcatcacagacaatacagaagaaaagaagaggaaataatctgaagccccattcagttttgagttcgtggaagccagtgactataagtgagatgaggcgtttcttgggtattattttccacatgtgtgtttcgaaaaagcccaaaattgcggaccattggagcactaatcctgttcttagttgtaacttttgtccccatgtcatgagccgtttgcgtttcactcagatactgtcatgcttgcatcttgttgacaattcaaatcagaaaaaaccaggcgaagatggatttcatccactttacaaagttttgccatattataataatttgaaggagcgatgtatccaggcatatcgtccctcagaaaaagtgacaattgatgaaggaatttgcccatttcgaggtcgtgtgagtttccgtgtttacatgcaaaataagcctcataagtatggactgaaagtatatgctgttgctgaagccagtagtggctatgttgtaaattttgaagtttatgctggtaagcatattgttgacaattcttcgtctgcggttattttgcgattgttgtctgacagcagcttgctgaacaaaggccacactgtgtatttagatcgattttattccagtccagagctatttcagcaactggcagagaaaggcactggagctgttggtactgtgaacaaatccaggaaaggattgcctaaagatttagtatctgctaagctgaaaaagggcgaaatgtcttttcggcgtaaagataatgtattggcaatgaagtggaaagataagagagatgtgtatacattgtctacaaggcatcaagcaacatttggtacgcatactaagagaaatgggtctgtagtattgaaaccacttcaggtacttgattacaacctcaataaaattggagtggatattggagaccaacgcctgcagtacaatccgttccagcacagaactgtgaaatggtggcgaaaattatatttccatttgctgcttatgggagtatcaaatgcattttggctgtacaatgcagtgcacaggaagaaaattacaataacagactttataacagtgcttgcagttcagcttgttgaagacgacacacttgaattcattccaagaaatgaaggaactgtaggtcggctaacaaagagacattttttgcagcacatacctgcaactactaagaagtatgctgctcgtgtgtgtcacgtgtgcagttccaggagcaagaaacagagtggcaaggcttctcgcaaag
This region includes:
- the LOC126445562 gene encoding piggyBac transposable element-derived protein 4-like; the encoded protein is MYVVTHNVIFFLEDEIDDSLSSDEDENDVEGVASNPAAVPYPKDSEWTAVDTYRPLPVNTTPRQILVDIDESSSVLDCSKVFLTDSDVNELKRQTNLYASQTIQKKRRGNNLKPHSVLSSWKPVTISEMRRFLGIIFHMCVSKKPKIADHWSTNPVLSCNFCPHVMSRLRFTQILSCLHLVDNSNQKKPGEDGFHPLYKVLPYYNNLKERCIQAYRPSEKVTIDEGICPFRGRVSFRVYMQNKPHKYGLKVYAVAEASSGYVVNFEVYAGKHIVDNSSSAVILRLLSDSSLLNKGHTVYLDRFYSSPELFQQLAEKGTGAVGTVNKSRKGLPKDLVSAKLKKGEMSFRRKDNVLAMKWKDKRDVYTLSTRHQATFGTHTKRNGSVVLKPLQVLDYNLNKIGVDIGDQRLQYNPFQHRTVKWWRKLYFHLLLMGVSNAFWLYNAVHRKKITITDFITVLAVQLVEDDTLEFIPRNEGTVGRLTKRHFLQHIPATTKKYAARVCHVCSSRSKKQSGKASRKETRYECEQCGVALCLEPCFKIFHTKKQYDSV
- the LOC126445397 gene encoding proteoglycan 4-like; translation: MTNQLPTHNYAKDDSFTSDLHSSDRAFILMNKLAHGGSYPGREDDEAAILVFCNIRKAAALPHTRQQELGVSPRASPGALQEFAGPAAAASAGVAPLDSTTQEVDVPLVAPLAPQTQEEPVAALVDAPSCARGNPAVWTEAQSAAETTEMDAVELPDANLAEAERRDIDADDARAPRKRRAVTHDDSDNSVTSDTARPRKKVARASRASTTEAVKTVAGSSRNTAKPRPATKTQRPTRSPAVSRQPDADGFQRGGAAPSHKVHPSTSFAAATEVGPSASSTQRTEQAAGERQQPTAPATASPGMVATTAPTAGARDAATRRRRRRACRATTAASQRTAADTLPRQQPATRAAPPLQPAADVPRQSATTVQSQQAAPVAEAAPAAPAAPSAPDAAELRSLLRSLSQLLEQLPVLVTAVTTALQAGVATSPRHG